The following are from one region of the Nicotiana tabacum cultivar K326 chromosome 3, ASM71507v2, whole genome shotgun sequence genome:
- the LOC107778708 gene encoding uncharacterized protein LOC107778708, protein MVFQRIKKAIGIRKDLMFLSDRHKAIANGIAKVFPECYHGICIYHLEKNLKQRRVRNTVLNLFQNAARVYLQSEFDDFMSQIAVVDKKTFNYLMEEPPGRWAHSHVPRRRYDMLTTNIVESMNNVLRRARELPLLTMMDFIQEKLQSWFYEKRTTVEGIFHEISNWAEATLEENIKPTFTFRVLLVDRLKFNVKEGGMEFIVDLDKRTWDCCQFQQDEIPCEYAIAAIDSIYQKKSAFCSAYYSRDFWLKTYEGQVNSVGESSTWVIPDTIKSEITKPPDAKVMIGRRQKNRHVSGTEYKKEPRCGRCKQYGHNKTNCTNSAVVHPYVRKYRKKMIDYIQ, encoded by the coding sequence ATGGTATTTCAGAGAATTAAGAAAGCAATTGGGATTCGTAAGGATTTAATGTTTTTGTCAGATCGACACAAGGCCATTGCAAATGGTATTGCAAAAGTTTTCCCTGAGTgctaccatggtatttgcatatatCATTTAGAAAAGAATCTAAAGCAAAGAAGAGTGAGAAACACTGTACTAAACCTTTTTCAAAATGCTGCAAGAGTATACCTTCAATCAGAATTTGATGACTTCATGTCTCAAATTGCTGTTGTTGATAAGAAAACATTCAATTATTTGATGGAGGAACCACCAGGAAGGTGGGCTCATTCACATGTTCCGAGAAGACGATATGATATGTTAACAACAAATATTGTTGAGTCAATGAATAATGTTTTGAGACGTGCAAGAGAATTGCCACTTTTAACAATGATGGATTTTATACAAGAAAAGTTGCAAAGCTGGTTCTATGAAAAAAGGACAACTGTAGAAGGAATATTCCATGAGATATCAAATTGGGCAGAAGCAACATTGGAAGAAAATATTAAACCAACTTTTACATTTAGAGTATTGCTCGTTGATCGACTCAAATTCAATGTCAAAGAAGGGGGTATGGAATTTATTGTTGATCTAGACAAAAGAACATGGGATTGTTGTCAATTTCAGCAAGATGAAATACCCTGTGAATATGCAATTGCTGCAATTGACAGTATATATCAAAAGAAATCGGCCTTTTGCTCAGCCTATTATTCAAGGGACTTTTGGTTGAAAACATATGAAGGGCAAGTAAATTCTGTAGGTGAATCATCAACATGGGTTATACCAGACACTATTAAATCAGAAATCACTAAGCCTCCAGATGCAAAAGTAATGATAGGAAGAAGACAGAAGAATCGACATGTTTCCGGTACAGAATACAAGAAGGAACCAAGATGTGGTCGCTGCAAACAATATGGGCATAACAAAACAAATTGCACAAATTCTGCTGTAGTTCATCCTTATGTAAGAAAATACAGGAAAAAAATGATTGATTATATACAATAA